The following are encoded together in the Oncorhynchus nerka isolate Pitt River linkage group LG23, Oner_Uvic_2.0, whole genome shotgun sequence genome:
- the LOC115106845 gene encoding transcription intermediary factor 1-alpha-like isoform X2, with the protein MDESPEAAVDNDDLVIIVENEAESLPAEEERAKLLGGSLGLMDTCPVCKLNFHNREPKLLPCLHSFCNKCLPPPSRNLVNTEQRRDPQLQVDSSKPLNVIRCPVCRQECWEVEVLDNFFVKDSVEVPSSTVEKTSQVCMSCDDNTEATGFCVECVEFLCVTCIEAHQRVKFTRDHTIRQKEEMSPEAVGASTQKPVFCDIHKQEPLKLFCETCDRLTCRDCQLLKHKDHNYQFLEDAYRNHRQHLENMTHQLQEKRKAIEEVSNCINNGLQQVDENRKSVTNEIKKSICNLIMEINRKGKILVNQLETLTKDHEVGLKKQQEDVSHLTRHLDHVINFTKWATASHSGTALLYCKRLILCQIHYLMRANCNASIVPQSSVRFQCRSGFWASNVDLGSLAVERIPGRQPSSMQQGFPPGHPSQPGPGPRGEGPPGAFPPGSTAHQRGSTLAQLQLQVEKLAQHPNRAGQPPPNHWSWYQQGLKLPGPGPGGPPPQRPHQGGSPSQGPPNMVQIQQPGRSYGPPGPQTHPNPRSPTSMLQNAGFPPQSLRDLIHNSSFPPKPMDVLQGTSRYSHAPPNTGPISTQASIHQRNMMEAAQLRRSDPSGSSSLSMPNPRASYAPSLATAFPDRHAQGRQNSPMSKSSSSEANIGSASWKRTEPHAAAPPSAKRRRRSSPGPIIVIKDEPEDDDEVSFVQSSVGASASLPDSSTGIQPKPQQQSLPAPMLEPQLEPEPQPEPQLEPEAWPGPQLEPEGWPEPQLEPEPQLEPEPQLEPEPQLEPEARLEAEARPEPQQEPEARPEPQLEPEARPEPQLEPEARPEPQLEAEAQPETQVELEADPQPDREKAPGVSEDDPNEDWCAVCQNGGELLCCDRCPKVFHLNCHIPSLRESPSGEWFCSFCRDLASPEMEYNPDSQGESPAMKEEPGSERFPPVDKRKCERLLLCIYCNEFSTDFQEPASPLSIPEYKELIETPMDLSIVKSRLESKESPRYCSAEEFVKDVRLIFRNCAKYYQADTEVGGAGLSLEEYFEEQLKLLYQDRSFAGGREEGMIPPVEDEMEEGMEDDGMAPNEGDMPPVEDDLTPVEEGMPSMEKEGTEEAPVGGMTEEGIPPIEESMEEEGEETSPVKGDSPPSDATEPVDPSTRGASSPNLPSKDAPQPLSSTPDNPPCEEAPQPLSDTPDNPPDTSPADSQDTSPAAGLAIENEGTTEEVRDEAEEE; encoded by the exons ATGGATGAGAGCCCAGAAGCTGCTGTGGACAACGATGACCTTGTTATTATTGTGGAAAACGAGGCAGAGAGCTTGCCAGCTGAAGAGGAGAGGGCGAAACTGCTAGGAGGTAGCCTCGGTCTCATGGACACTTGCCCTGTCTGCAAGTTGAATTTCCATAACAGAGAGCCGAAACTTCTGCCATGCCTCCACTCTTTCTGCAATAAGTGTCTTCCACCTCCTTCAAGGAACTTAGTCAACACTGAACAACGGCGCGACCCGCAACTTCAAGTGGACAGCTCGAAACCAC TCAATGTGATCCGCTGCCCAGTGTGTCGACAAGAGTGCTGGGAGGTGGAGGTGCTCGATAACTTCTTTGTGAAGGACTCTGTGGAGGTTCCCAGCAGCACAGTGGAGAAGACCAGTCAG GTGTGTATGAGTTGTGATGACAACACAGAGGCCACGGGGTTCTGTGTGGAGTGTGTGGAGTTCCTGTGTGTGACATGTATTGAGGCCCACCAGCGAGTCAAGTTCACCAGGGATCATACCATACGGCAGAAGGAAGAGATGTCCCCAG AGGCTGTTGGTGCATCCACACAGAAGCCAGTGTTTTGTGACATCCACAAGCAGGAGCCCCTCAAGCTGTTCTGTGAGACCTGCGACCGTCTCACATGCAGAGACTGTCAGCTGCTCAAGCACAAAGACCACAA TTACCAGTTCCTTGAGGATGCCTACAGAAACCACAGGCAACACCTGGAAAACATGACACATCAGCTACAGGAGAAGAGGAAAGCCATTGAAGAAGTGTCCAATTGCATCAACAATGG ACTCCAGCAAGTCGATGAAAACCGCAAATCTGTCACCAATGAGATAAAGAAATCAATTTGCAACTTGATCATGGAGATCAACAGAAAGGGAAAAATCTTGGTCAATCAACTTGAG ACACTGACTAAGGACCATGAGGTCGGACTGAAGAAACAACAAGAAGATGTCAGCCACCTGACCAGACATCTAGATCACGTCATCAACTTCACCAAGTGGGCCACAGCCAGTCACAGTGGCACAGCTCTGCTGTACTGCAAGAGACTG ATTCTTTGCCAAATCCATTACCTAATGAGGGCCAACTGTAACGCATCCATCGTCCCTCAGAGCTCAGTCCGCTTCCAGTGTCGCTCCGGTTTCTGGGCCTCAAATGTCGACCTTG GGTCTTTGGCAGTAGAGAGAATCCCTGGTCGTCAGCCCAGTTCCATGCAGCAGGGCTTCCCTCCTGGCCACCCCAGCCAGCCTGGCCCCGGCCCTAGAGGAGAGGGCCCTCCCGGGGCCTTCCCTCCAGGCTCCACAGCCCACCAGCGTGGGAGCACCCTGGCCCAGCTCCAGCTGCAGGTAGAGAAGCTTGCTCAGCACCCCAACAGGGCTGGACAGCCCCCTCCCAATCATTGGTCCTGGTACCAGCAGGGTCTGAAACTCCCGGGGCCAGGTCCAGGGGGCCCACCTCCACAGAGGCCCCACCAGGGGGGTTCTCCATCACAGGGTCCCCCCAACATGGTCCAGATCCAGCAGCCAGGCCGGAGTTACGGACCCCCCGGCCCCCAAACCCATCCCAACCCCAGGAGCCCCACCTCTATGCTGCAAAACGCAGGCTTCCCTCCTCAG TCTCTAAGGGATCTCATCCACAACTCCAGCTTCCCTCCCAAACCAATGGATGTACTACAGGGTACCTCCCGCTACTCTCATGCACCTCCTAACACAGGACCCATCAGCACTCAAGCCTCTATACACCAG CGTAACATGATGGAAGCCGCACAACTGAGGAGGAGTGACCCCAGTGGATCTTCATCATTATCCATGCCCAACCCCAGAGCTAGTTATGCTCCGAGCCTAGCCACTGCCTTCCCAGACAGACATG cACAAGGAAGACAGAATTCCCCCATGTCCAAATCTTCCTCCTCTGAAGCCAACATAGG GTCTGCTTCCTGGAAGCGTACAGAGCCTCATGCTGCGGCTCCCCCCTCAGCTAAGCGGAGGCGAAGGTCGTCCCCCGGACCAATCATCGTCATCAAGGACGAACCAGAGGACGATGACGAAGTCAGCTTT GTGCAGTCTAGTGTTGGAGCCTCAGCCAGCCTGCCAGACAGCAGTACAGGCATCCAGCCCAAGCCCCAGCAGCAGTCTCTCCCAGCACCCATGTTGGAGCCCCAGCTAGAGCCAGAGCCCCAGCCAGAGCCCCAGCTAGAGCCAGAGGCCTGGCCAGGGCCCCAGCTAGAGCCAGAGGGCTGGCCAGAGCCCCAGCTAGAGCCAGAGCCCCAGCTAGAGCCAGAGCCCCAGCTAGAGCCAGAGCCCCAGCTAGAGCCAGAGGCCCGGCTAGAGGCAGAGGCCCGGCCAGAGCCCCAGCAAGAGCCAGAGGCCCGGCCAGAGCCCCAGCTAGAGCCAGAGGCCCGGCCAGAGCCCCAGCTAGAGCCAGAGGCCCGGCCAGAGCCCCAGCTAGAGGcagaggcccagccagagaccCAGGTAGAGCTAGAGGCTGACCCCCAACCAGACCGAGAAAAGGCCCCAGGTGTCTCTGAAGACGACCCGAATGAAGACTGGTGTGCCGTGTGTCAGAATGGGGGAGAACTGCTCTGCTGTGACAGATGTCCCAAAGTCTTCCATCTGAACTGTCATATACCTTCACTTAGAGAGTCTCCCAG TGGTGAGTGGTTCTGTTCATTCTGTCGTGACCTGGCCAGTCCTGAGATGGAGTATAACCCAGATAGCCAGGGAGAATCACCAGCCATGAAGGAAGAGCCAGGATCAGAGAGATTCCCTCCAGTTGATAAGAGGAAATGTGAGAGACTGTTGCTCTGCATCTACTGCAACGAGTTCAGTACAGATTTCCAGGAGCCTGCCTCACCGTTG TCAATCCCAGAGTATAAGGAGCTGATTGAGACTCCAATGGACCTGTCTATAGTGAAGAGCAGGCTGGAGTCTAAGGAGAGCCCACGTTACTGCAGTGCTGAGGAGTTTGTCAAGGATGTCAGGCTCATATTCAGGAACTGTGCAAAGTATTACCAG GCAGACACTGAGGTGGGAGGTGCAGGACTGAGCCTGGAGGAGTACTTTGAAGAGCAGCTCAAGCTCCTCTACCAAGACAGGAGCTTCGCtgggggcagagaggagggaaTGATACCCCCTGTGGAGGATGAGATGGAAGAAGGGATGGAAGATGACGGGATGGCTCCTAACGAAGGGGATATGCCCCCGGTCGAGGACGATCTAACACCTGTTGAAGAAGGGATGCCTTCTATGGAGAAAGAAGGAACGGAAGAGGCTCCTGTAGGAGGGATGACGGAAGAAGGGATACCTCCTATAGAAGAGAGCAtggaagaggaaggggaagagactTCTCCAGTGAAAGGAGACTCACCACCTTCTGATGCTACAGAACCAGTAGATCCATCAACAAGGGGTGCATCATCACCCAACCTTCCCAGCAAGGATGCTCCTCAACCCCTCTCCTCAACCCCAGACAACCCTCCCTGCGAGGAGGCCCCCCAACCCCTCTCAGATACCCCAGACAACCCTCCTGACACCAGCCCTGCTGACTCCCAGGACACCAGCCCTGCTGCAGGCTTAGCCATAGAAAATGAGGGGACGACTGAAGAAGTGCGAGACGAAGCAGAAGAGGAATGA
- the LOC115106845 gene encoding transcription intermediary factor 1-alpha-like isoform X1, with amino-acid sequence MDESPEAAVDNDDLVIIVENEAESLPAEEERAKLLGGSLGLMDTCPVCKLNFHNREPKLLPCLHSFCNKCLPPPSRNLVNTEQRRDPQLQVDSSKPREILNVIRCPVCRQECWEVEVLDNFFVKDSVEVPSSTVEKTSQVCMSCDDNTEATGFCVECVEFLCVTCIEAHQRVKFTRDHTIRQKEEMSPEAVGASTQKPVFCDIHKQEPLKLFCETCDRLTCRDCQLLKHKDHNYQFLEDAYRNHRQHLENMTHQLQEKRKAIEEVSNCINNGLQQVDENRKSVTNEIKKSICNLIMEINRKGKILVNQLETLTKDHEVGLKKQQEDVSHLTRHLDHVINFTKWATASHSGTALLYCKRLILCQIHYLMRANCNASIVPQSSVRFQCRSGFWASNVDLGSLAVERIPGRQPSSMQQGFPPGHPSQPGPGPRGEGPPGAFPPGSTAHQRGSTLAQLQLQVEKLAQHPNRAGQPPPNHWSWYQQGLKLPGPGPGGPPPQRPHQGGSPSQGPPNMVQIQQPGRSYGPPGPQTHPNPRSPTSMLQNAGFPPQSLRDLIHNSSFPPKPMDVLQGTSRYSHAPPNTGPISTQASIHQRNMMEAAQLRRSDPSGSSSLSMPNPRASYAPSLATAFPDRHAQGRQNSPMSKSSSSEANIGSASWKRTEPHAAAPPSAKRRRRSSPGPIIVIKDEPEDDDEVSFVQSSVGASASLPDSSTGIQPKPQQQSLPAPMLEPQLEPEPQPEPQLEPEAWPGPQLEPEGWPEPQLEPEPQLEPEPQLEPEPQLEPEARLEAEARPEPQQEPEARPEPQLEPEARPEPQLEPEARPEPQLEAEAQPETQVELEADPQPDREKAPGVSEDDPNEDWCAVCQNGGELLCCDRCPKVFHLNCHIPSLRESPSGEWFCSFCRDLASPEMEYNPDSQGESPAMKEEPGSERFPPVDKRKCERLLLCIYCNEFSTDFQEPASPLSIPEYKELIETPMDLSIVKSRLESKESPRYCSAEEFVKDVRLIFRNCAKYYQADTEVGGAGLSLEEYFEEQLKLLYQDRSFAGGREEGMIPPVEDEMEEGMEDDGMAPNEGDMPPVEDDLTPVEEGMPSMEKEGTEEAPVGGMTEEGIPPIEESMEEEGEETSPVKGDSPPSDATEPVDPSTRGASSPNLPSKDAPQPLSSTPDNPPCEEAPQPLSDTPDNPPDTSPADSQDTSPAAGLAIENEGTTEEVRDEAEEE; translated from the exons ATGGATGAGAGCCCAGAAGCTGCTGTGGACAACGATGACCTTGTTATTATTGTGGAAAACGAGGCAGAGAGCTTGCCAGCTGAAGAGGAGAGGGCGAAACTGCTAGGAGGTAGCCTCGGTCTCATGGACACTTGCCCTGTCTGCAAGTTGAATTTCCATAACAGAGAGCCGAAACTTCTGCCATGCCTCCACTCTTTCTGCAATAAGTGTCTTCCACCTCCTTCAAGGAACTTAGTCAACACTGAACAACGGCGCGACCCGCAACTTCAAGTGGACAGCTCGAAACCACGTGAGATCC TCAATGTGATCCGCTGCCCAGTGTGTCGACAAGAGTGCTGGGAGGTGGAGGTGCTCGATAACTTCTTTGTGAAGGACTCTGTGGAGGTTCCCAGCAGCACAGTGGAGAAGACCAGTCAG GTGTGTATGAGTTGTGATGACAACACAGAGGCCACGGGGTTCTGTGTGGAGTGTGTGGAGTTCCTGTGTGTGACATGTATTGAGGCCCACCAGCGAGTCAAGTTCACCAGGGATCATACCATACGGCAGAAGGAAGAGATGTCCCCAG AGGCTGTTGGTGCATCCACACAGAAGCCAGTGTTTTGTGACATCCACAAGCAGGAGCCCCTCAAGCTGTTCTGTGAGACCTGCGACCGTCTCACATGCAGAGACTGTCAGCTGCTCAAGCACAAAGACCACAA TTACCAGTTCCTTGAGGATGCCTACAGAAACCACAGGCAACACCTGGAAAACATGACACATCAGCTACAGGAGAAGAGGAAAGCCATTGAAGAAGTGTCCAATTGCATCAACAATGG ACTCCAGCAAGTCGATGAAAACCGCAAATCTGTCACCAATGAGATAAAGAAATCAATTTGCAACTTGATCATGGAGATCAACAGAAAGGGAAAAATCTTGGTCAATCAACTTGAG ACACTGACTAAGGACCATGAGGTCGGACTGAAGAAACAACAAGAAGATGTCAGCCACCTGACCAGACATCTAGATCACGTCATCAACTTCACCAAGTGGGCCACAGCCAGTCACAGTGGCACAGCTCTGCTGTACTGCAAGAGACTG ATTCTTTGCCAAATCCATTACCTAATGAGGGCCAACTGTAACGCATCCATCGTCCCTCAGAGCTCAGTCCGCTTCCAGTGTCGCTCCGGTTTCTGGGCCTCAAATGTCGACCTTG GGTCTTTGGCAGTAGAGAGAATCCCTGGTCGTCAGCCCAGTTCCATGCAGCAGGGCTTCCCTCCTGGCCACCCCAGCCAGCCTGGCCCCGGCCCTAGAGGAGAGGGCCCTCCCGGGGCCTTCCCTCCAGGCTCCACAGCCCACCAGCGTGGGAGCACCCTGGCCCAGCTCCAGCTGCAGGTAGAGAAGCTTGCTCAGCACCCCAACAGGGCTGGACAGCCCCCTCCCAATCATTGGTCCTGGTACCAGCAGGGTCTGAAACTCCCGGGGCCAGGTCCAGGGGGCCCACCTCCACAGAGGCCCCACCAGGGGGGTTCTCCATCACAGGGTCCCCCCAACATGGTCCAGATCCAGCAGCCAGGCCGGAGTTACGGACCCCCCGGCCCCCAAACCCATCCCAACCCCAGGAGCCCCACCTCTATGCTGCAAAACGCAGGCTTCCCTCCTCAG TCTCTAAGGGATCTCATCCACAACTCCAGCTTCCCTCCCAAACCAATGGATGTACTACAGGGTACCTCCCGCTACTCTCATGCACCTCCTAACACAGGACCCATCAGCACTCAAGCCTCTATACACCAG CGTAACATGATGGAAGCCGCACAACTGAGGAGGAGTGACCCCAGTGGATCTTCATCATTATCCATGCCCAACCCCAGAGCTAGTTATGCTCCGAGCCTAGCCACTGCCTTCCCAGACAGACATG cACAAGGAAGACAGAATTCCCCCATGTCCAAATCTTCCTCCTCTGAAGCCAACATAGG GTCTGCTTCCTGGAAGCGTACAGAGCCTCATGCTGCGGCTCCCCCCTCAGCTAAGCGGAGGCGAAGGTCGTCCCCCGGACCAATCATCGTCATCAAGGACGAACCAGAGGACGATGACGAAGTCAGCTTT GTGCAGTCTAGTGTTGGAGCCTCAGCCAGCCTGCCAGACAGCAGTACAGGCATCCAGCCCAAGCCCCAGCAGCAGTCTCTCCCAGCACCCATGTTGGAGCCCCAGCTAGAGCCAGAGCCCCAGCCAGAGCCCCAGCTAGAGCCAGAGGCCTGGCCAGGGCCCCAGCTAGAGCCAGAGGGCTGGCCAGAGCCCCAGCTAGAGCCAGAGCCCCAGCTAGAGCCAGAGCCCCAGCTAGAGCCAGAGCCCCAGCTAGAGCCAGAGGCCCGGCTAGAGGCAGAGGCCCGGCCAGAGCCCCAGCAAGAGCCAGAGGCCCGGCCAGAGCCCCAGCTAGAGCCAGAGGCCCGGCCAGAGCCCCAGCTAGAGCCAGAGGCCCGGCCAGAGCCCCAGCTAGAGGcagaggcccagccagagaccCAGGTAGAGCTAGAGGCTGACCCCCAACCAGACCGAGAAAAGGCCCCAGGTGTCTCTGAAGACGACCCGAATGAAGACTGGTGTGCCGTGTGTCAGAATGGGGGAGAACTGCTCTGCTGTGACAGATGTCCCAAAGTCTTCCATCTGAACTGTCATATACCTTCACTTAGAGAGTCTCCCAG TGGTGAGTGGTTCTGTTCATTCTGTCGTGACCTGGCCAGTCCTGAGATGGAGTATAACCCAGATAGCCAGGGAGAATCACCAGCCATGAAGGAAGAGCCAGGATCAGAGAGATTCCCTCCAGTTGATAAGAGGAAATGTGAGAGACTGTTGCTCTGCATCTACTGCAACGAGTTCAGTACAGATTTCCAGGAGCCTGCCTCACCGTTG TCAATCCCAGAGTATAAGGAGCTGATTGAGACTCCAATGGACCTGTCTATAGTGAAGAGCAGGCTGGAGTCTAAGGAGAGCCCACGTTACTGCAGTGCTGAGGAGTTTGTCAAGGATGTCAGGCTCATATTCAGGAACTGTGCAAAGTATTACCAG GCAGACACTGAGGTGGGAGGTGCAGGACTGAGCCTGGAGGAGTACTTTGAAGAGCAGCTCAAGCTCCTCTACCAAGACAGGAGCTTCGCtgggggcagagaggagggaaTGATACCCCCTGTGGAGGATGAGATGGAAGAAGGGATGGAAGATGACGGGATGGCTCCTAACGAAGGGGATATGCCCCCGGTCGAGGACGATCTAACACCTGTTGAAGAAGGGATGCCTTCTATGGAGAAAGAAGGAACGGAAGAGGCTCCTGTAGGAGGGATGACGGAAGAAGGGATACCTCCTATAGAAGAGAGCAtggaagaggaaggggaagagactTCTCCAGTGAAAGGAGACTCACCACCTTCTGATGCTACAGAACCAGTAGATCCATCAACAAGGGGTGCATCATCACCCAACCTTCCCAGCAAGGATGCTCCTCAACCCCTCTCCTCAACCCCAGACAACCCTCCCTGCGAGGAGGCCCCCCAACCCCTCTCAGATACCCCAGACAACCCTCCTGACACCAGCCCTGCTGACTCCCAGGACACCAGCCCTGCTGCAGGCTTAGCCATAGAAAATGAGGGGACGACTGAAGAAGTGCGAGACGAAGCAGAAGAGGAATGA